The following are from one region of the Centroberyx gerrardi isolate f3 chromosome 16, fCenGer3.hap1.cur.20231027, whole genome shotgun sequence genome:
- the insb gene encoding preproinsulin b, whose protein sequence is MAWVPWSVSMLLLLVLYSPGVASAPAQHLCGSHLVDALYFVCGDRGFFYSPHRTHKRDLQPLLGFLSKRARQEKRLWRAMSGHDEPKVKRGIVEQCCHKPCTIYHLEGYCD, encoded by the exons ATGGCCTGGGTACCATGGTCTGTGTCtatgctgttgctgctggtgcTGTACTCTCCAGGGGTGGCCTCTGCCCCCGCCCAGCACCTGTGTGGCTCCCACCTGGTGGATGCTCTATACTTCGTATGCGGGGATCGGGGCTTTTTCTACAGTCCACACAGAACCCACAAGAGGGATCTGCAGCCCCTGCTCG GGTTCCTGTCTAAAAGGGCCAGACAGGAGAAGCGGCTGTGGAGGGCTATGTCTGGCCATGATGAGCCCAAGGTGAAGAGAGGCATCGTCGAGCAGTGCTGCCATAAGCCATGCACCATTTACCACCTGGAGGGCTACTGCGACTGA